One part of the Chryseobacterium sp. 7 genome encodes these proteins:
- a CDS encoding DUF4062 domain-containing protein, whose product MKPRVFISSTYYDLKHIREKIGKFLDNYYLKLSKNQ is encoded by the coding sequence ATGAAACCAAGAGTATTTATAAGTTCTACTTACTATGATTTGAAACATATAAGAGAGAAAATTGGGAAATTTCTTGATAATTATTACTTAAAACTATCAAAAAACCAATGA
- a CDS encoding phosphotransferase: MNHLYIVHDNEDKYVFRVYTYDWRTKSQIKEELRLLLHLKENNRQVAYPIKDKSNEYIQEIEAPEGKRFGVLFSYAKGTKTAKFSSQTSFLIGEALAKVHQSTEGFELERMSYNSENLLIKPVSRIKEFFHKNISEIEFLEKLSAFLTLKIQNADLSKMRHGSVHLDVWFDNLHIDDEKEITFFDFDFCGNGYLCFDISYFMFQLLSTHLNEEEYQEKVGSFLKGYETVTKISNEEKQFLPFACLAIMIYYISVQCDRFEHWTNIFLNEDHLKRMVGNLKRWLEYNKIEIE; the protein is encoded by the coding sequence ATGAACCATTTATACATCGTTCACGACAACGAAGACAAATATGTTTTTAGAGTTTATACTTATGATTGGCGGACAAAATCACAAATTAAAGAAGAGCTAAGGCTTTTACTTCACTTAAAAGAAAATAACCGGCAAGTTGCTTATCCAATAAAAGACAAATCAAACGAGTACATTCAGGAAATTGAAGCACCGGAAGGAAAAAGATTTGGAGTTTTGTTTTCATATGCCAAAGGAACAAAGACCGCAAAATTTTCATCTCAGACAAGTTTTCTTATCGGGGAGGCATTGGCCAAAGTACATCAATCGACAGAAGGTTTTGAACTGGAAAGGATGTCTTACAATAGTGAAAACCTGCTTATAAAACCTGTTTCCAGGATAAAAGAATTCTTTCATAAAAACATCAGCGAAATTGAATTTTTAGAAAAACTTTCTGCTTTTTTAACGCTGAAAATCCAGAATGCTGACCTATCGAAAATGAGACATGGGAGTGTTCATCTTGATGTTTGGTTTGATAATTTACACATTGATGATGAAAAGGAAATAACATTTTTTGACTTTGATTTTTGTGGTAATGGGTATTTATGTTTTGACATTTCTTATTTTATGTTCCAGCTACTTTCCACTCATTTAAACGAAGAAGAATATCAGGAAAAAGTAGGAAGCTTTTTGAAAGGTTACGAAACAGTAACTAAAATCAGCAACGAAGAAAAGCAGTTTTTACCCTTCGCCTGTTTAGCCATTATGATCTACTACATCAGTGTACAATGTGACAGATTTGAACATTGGACGAATATTTTCCTGAATGAAGATCATTTAAAAAGAATGGTTGGAAATTTGAAACGTTGGCTAGAATACAACAAAATTGAAATTGAATAA